Proteins co-encoded in one Kribbella qitaiheensis genomic window:
- a CDS encoding phytanoyl-CoA dioxygenase family protein: MSVSFKDEFDRSGYTLARGLFGVDEVEQLREHYMALRGRGSYPGDTVGVRANSRDPLRRYPRMAQMHRWDEASLRWMIDSRLDAVMTAILGSSPYAVQTMIYFKPPGSRGQAMHQDNFYLKAEPGTCVAAWMALDQVDQANGCLEVVPGSHRWPILCTEKADTKVSFTDVTVPLPDAAAAVPIEMEPGDVLFFHGALVHGSAPNVTSDRFRRALIGHYIQGEAEQVAEYYHPALRMDGSPLDLGVAEGGGACGEWVTTDTGQVAVLTGQEALTRKHE; this comes from the coding sequence ATGAGCGTTTCATTCAAGGACGAGTTCGACCGTTCGGGGTACACGCTGGCGCGCGGGCTGTTCGGTGTGGACGAGGTCGAGCAACTCCGGGAGCACTACATGGCGCTGCGGGGACGTGGGTCGTACCCGGGCGACACGGTCGGAGTACGGGCGAACAGCCGCGATCCGCTGCGCCGGTATCCGCGGATGGCGCAGATGCACCGCTGGGACGAGGCCTCTCTGCGGTGGATGATCGACAGCCGGCTGGACGCGGTGATGACCGCGATTCTCGGCAGCTCGCCCTACGCGGTACAGACGATGATCTACTTCAAGCCGCCGGGGTCGCGTGGTCAGGCGATGCACCAGGACAACTTCTATCTGAAGGCTGAGCCCGGTACTTGTGTGGCGGCCTGGATGGCGCTCGACCAGGTGGACCAGGCGAACGGCTGCCTGGAAGTGGTGCCCGGCAGCCATCGGTGGCCGATCCTGTGTACCGAGAAGGCTGATACCAAGGTGAGCTTCACCGATGTCACCGTGCCGCTGCCGGACGCGGCGGCCGCGGTACCGATCGAGATGGAGCCGGGTGACGTGCTGTTCTTCCACGGTGCTCTGGTGCACGGGAGCGCGCCGAACGTCACCAGCGATCGTTTCCGGCGAGCGCTGATCGGCCACTACATCCAGGGCGAGGCGGAGCAGGTCGCCGAGTACTACCACCCGGCGCTGCGGATGGACGGCAGCCCGCTCGACCTCGGGGTAGCCGAAGGCGGCGGCGCCTGCGGCGAGTGGGTGACAACCGACACCGGCCAGGTGGCGGTCCTCACCGGCCAAGAAGCCCTCACCCGCAAACACGAGTAG
- the serC gene encoding phosphoserine transaminase codes for MTSDIQIPAELKPLDGRFGAGPSKVRPEAVAALATEGIKLLGTSHRQAPVKNLVGRVQQGVADLFNLPDGYQVVLGNGGSTAFWDIATFALIREKSQHLSFGEFSSKFAKASQLAPHLGEPSVIKSDPGTRPVAVAEAGVDLYAWPHNETSTGVMAPVKRVAGADEGALVAIDATSGAGGLPVDLNEVDVYYFAPQKCFAADGGLWIAIMSPAALARVEEITASGRWIPAFLDLATAIDNSSKNQTYNTPSLATLFLMAEQTDWINGNGGLDWSVARTTDSSNRLYNWAEKSDYATPYVTDADARSLVIGTIDLDDSIDAAAVAKVLRANGIVDTEPYRKLGRNQLRVAMFPAVDPDDVEKLTQAIDYTVEKLR; via the coding sequence GTGACCAGCGACATTCAGATCCCCGCAGAGCTCAAGCCTCTCGACGGCCGGTTCGGTGCCGGTCCCTCCAAGGTTCGCCCGGAGGCCGTCGCGGCCTTGGCGACCGAGGGCATCAAGCTGCTCGGCACGTCGCACCGGCAGGCGCCGGTGAAGAATCTTGTTGGTCGCGTCCAGCAGGGCGTCGCCGATCTGTTCAACCTGCCCGACGGCTACCAGGTCGTGCTCGGCAACGGTGGGTCGACCGCGTTCTGGGACATCGCGACGTTCGCGCTGATCCGGGAGAAGAGCCAGCACCTGAGCTTCGGCGAGTTCTCCTCCAAGTTCGCCAAGGCCTCGCAACTCGCCCCGCACCTGGGCGAGCCGAGCGTGATCAAGTCCGACCCGGGCACACGGCCGGTCGCGGTCGCCGAGGCCGGCGTGGACCTGTACGCCTGGCCGCACAACGAGACCTCCACCGGCGTGATGGCTCCGGTCAAGCGGGTCGCGGGTGCCGACGAGGGCGCGCTGGTCGCGATCGACGCCACCTCGGGTGCGGGCGGCCTGCCGGTCGACCTGAACGAGGTCGACGTCTACTACTTCGCACCGCAGAAATGTTTCGCCGCCGACGGTGGTCTGTGGATCGCGATCATGTCGCCGGCGGCGCTGGCGCGGGTCGAGGAGATCACCGCGTCCGGTCGATGGATCCCGGCGTTCCTGGACCTGGCGACCGCGATCGACAACTCCAGCAAGAACCAGACCTACAACACGCCGTCGCTGGCCACGCTGTTCCTGATGGCCGAGCAGACCGACTGGATCAACGGCAACGGCGGTCTGGACTGGAGCGTCGCGCGCACCACCGACTCCAGCAACCGCCTCTACAACTGGGCCGAGAAGTCGGACTACGCGACCCCGTACGTCACCGACGCCGACGCCCGGTCGCTCGTCATCGGCACGATCGACCTGGACGACTCCATCGACGCCGCCGCGGTCGCCAAGGTGCTGCGCGCGAACGGCATCGTCGACACCGAGCCCTACCGCAAGCTCGGCCGCAACCAGCTCCGTGTCGCGATGTTCCCGGCCGTGGACCCCGACGACGTCGAGAAGCTCACCCAAGCCATCGACTACACAGTCGAGAAGCTCCGCTGA
- a CDS encoding MFS transporter: MSTVTAQPPPAEEQTATSSTPHKAPLIAFLVANVVSLCGTRVSAIAIPWFVLVTTGSPMKTGLVAFAEMTPLVLCKAFGGPLIDRIGGRRISISADIASAAVVALIPLLHTLHLLSFPMLLGLVAVAGALRGPGDAAKGTLVPDIAAAAKVPLERVTGLESSTERLAGFIAYGVAGGLITLVGTVNALWVDAVSFAVCAALIRIWVPRLTIEASKSSESEEQATYFEQLREGWQFLRRDKLMMPLVLMIAVTNLLDAAIGAVLLPVWIKEHGFGPGHTSMILLSFGITATLFALLASAIGDKLPRKVVFTVAFLICGAPRFVLLAFDAPVWSVMAVYAIGGIGAGFINPVLGALFLERIPRPMLGRVSSLTNAIAWTGVPLGGIAAGAAIAGIGLVPALLTAGCLYFVATTAPVLIGRTENWGGRRSKAQRAKQDLPGLRGTAEPQDLVAVPASSA, from the coding sequence ATGAGCACGGTCACCGCCCAGCCGCCCCCGGCGGAAGAGCAGACGGCCACCAGCAGCACGCCGCACAAAGCGCCGTTGATCGCCTTCCTGGTCGCGAACGTGGTGTCGCTGTGCGGCACCCGGGTGAGCGCCATCGCGATCCCCTGGTTCGTCCTGGTCACCACCGGCTCACCGATGAAGACCGGACTGGTCGCGTTCGCCGAGATGACTCCGCTGGTGCTCTGCAAGGCCTTCGGCGGCCCACTGATCGACCGGATCGGCGGCCGCCGGATCAGCATCAGCGCCGACATCGCCAGCGCCGCGGTAGTCGCACTGATCCCTCTGCTGCACACCCTGCACCTGCTCTCCTTCCCGATGCTGCTCGGGCTCGTAGCCGTGGCAGGCGCGCTGCGTGGTCCCGGTGACGCGGCCAAGGGCACGCTGGTGCCCGACATCGCCGCCGCTGCCAAGGTGCCGCTGGAGCGCGTGACCGGACTGGAGAGCAGCACCGAACGCCTGGCGGGATTCATCGCCTACGGCGTGGCCGGTGGGCTCATCACGCTGGTCGGCACGGTCAACGCACTCTGGGTGGACGCCGTCTCCTTCGCAGTCTGCGCGGCTCTGATCCGGATCTGGGTGCCGAGGCTCACTATCGAAGCAAGTAAGAGCAGCGAGTCGGAAGAGCAGGCGACGTACTTCGAGCAGTTGCGGGAAGGCTGGCAGTTCCTTCGCCGGGACAAGCTGATGATGCCGCTGGTCCTGATGATCGCGGTGACCAATCTGCTCGACGCTGCGATCGGTGCGGTGCTGCTACCGGTCTGGATCAAGGAGCACGGCTTCGGTCCCGGTCACACCAGCATGATCCTGCTCTCGTTCGGCATCACCGCGACCTTGTTCGCCCTGCTGGCCTCCGCGATCGGCGACAAGCTCCCGCGGAAGGTGGTGTTCACGGTCGCCTTCCTGATCTGTGGTGCGCCCCGGTTCGTCCTGCTGGCGTTCGATGCCCCGGTCTGGTCGGTGATGGCGGTCTACGCCATCGGTGGTATCGGCGCCGGCTTCATCAACCCGGTGCTGGGCGCACTCTTCCTGGAGCGGATCCCGCGGCCCATGCTCGGCCGGGTCAGCTCACTGACCAACGCCATCGCCTGGACCGGAGTACCGCTCGGTGGGATCGCGGCCGGTGCGGCGATCGCAGGGATCGGTCTGGTCCCCGCCCTGCTCACGGCAGGCTGCTTGTACTTCGTGGCCACCACGGCGCCGGTCCTCATCGGCCGCACCGAGAACTGGGGCGGCCGACGCTCCAAAGCACAGCGAGCTAAGCAGGATCTCCCGGGTCTTCGGGGAACGGCGGAGCCGCAGGATCTGGTGGCAGTCCCCGCATCTTCGGCCTAG
- a CDS encoding citrate synthase 2: MSDPKTEVQHGLEGVVAFDTQIAEPDKEGSALRYRGVDIEDLVGRVPFENVWGLLVDGSFTPGLPPAEPFPLPVHTGDIRVDVQSALAMLAPAWGLRQLYDIDDTQARDDLSRAAVMALSYVAQAARGIGQPMVPQREVDKASTITERFMIRWRGEPDPKHVKAVDAYWTSAAEHGMNASTFTARVIASTGADVAAALSGAVGAMSGPLHGGAPARVLTMIEGVEKSGDARSYVKGLLDAGERLMGFGHRVYRAEDPRARVLRRTAQELDAPRYEVAEALEKAALAELRERRPDRVLETNVEFWAAIVLDFAEVPPPMFTSMFTCARTAGWSAHVLEQKRTGRLIRPSAIYSGPDPRPATAIEGWNPNWA, translated from the coding sequence ATGTCAGATCCGAAAACCGAGGTTCAGCACGGTCTGGAGGGAGTCGTCGCCTTCGACACCCAGATCGCCGAGCCGGACAAGGAAGGCTCGGCGCTGCGCTACCGCGGAGTCGACATCGAGGATCTGGTCGGCCGGGTGCCGTTCGAGAACGTCTGGGGACTGCTCGTCGACGGCTCGTTCACCCCGGGTCTGCCACCGGCCGAGCCGTTCCCGCTGCCGGTGCACACCGGCGATATCCGGGTCGACGTCCAGTCCGCGCTGGCGATGCTCGCCCCGGCCTGGGGCCTGCGGCAGCTGTACGACATCGACGACACGCAGGCCCGCGACGACCTGTCCCGGGCTGCAGTGATGGCCCTTTCGTACGTCGCTCAGGCCGCGCGCGGCATCGGGCAGCCGATGGTCCCGCAGCGTGAGGTGGACAAGGCGTCCACCATCACCGAGCGCTTCATGATCCGCTGGCGCGGCGAGCCCGACCCCAAGCACGTCAAGGCAGTCGACGCGTACTGGACCTCTGCCGCCGAGCACGGCATGAACGCCTCCACCTTCACCGCCCGGGTGATCGCCTCGACCGGTGCCGACGTTGCTGCCGCACTGTCGGGTGCTGTCGGGGCCATGTCCGGCCCGCTGCACGGCGGTGCACCGGCACGGGTGCTGACGATGATCGAAGGCGTCGAGAAGAGCGGTGACGCCCGCTCCTATGTGAAGGGTCTGCTGGACGCAGGTGAGCGGCTGATGGGCTTCGGCCACCGCGTGTACCGCGCCGAGGACCCGCGCGCCCGCGTACTTCGCCGTACGGCGCAGGAGCTGGACGCACCGCGCTACGAGGTCGCCGAGGCGCTGGAGAAGGCCGCACTAGCCGAGCTGCGCGAACGCCGCCCGGACCGGGTGCTGGAGACCAACGTCGAGTTCTGGGCCGCGATCGTGCTCGACTTCGCCGAGGTCCCGCCGCCGATGTTCACCTCCATGTTCACCTGCGCCCGTACCGCGGGTTGGAGCGCGCACGTCCTGGAGCAGAAGCGCACCGGCCGCCTGATCCGCCCATCGGCGATCTACTCCGGCCCGGACCCGCGCCCCGCCACCGCCATCGAGGGCTGGAACCCCAACTGGGCCTAG
- the pdxH gene encoding pyridoxamine 5'-phosphate oxidase, with amino-acid sequence MLLKGLDERGFVFYTNQQSRKADDLAANPYCALVFPWHAMERQVRVEGVVEKVASDEVDAYFASRPRGSQLGAWASQQSQPVESREELDLQYTSYERQWPDGTEISTPYFWGGYRIRPEAFEFWQGRTGRLHDRLAYRRTSSSSWELVRLQP; translated from the coding sequence GTGCTGCTGAAGGGTCTGGACGAGCGCGGCTTCGTCTTCTACACCAACCAGCAGTCCCGCAAGGCTGACGACCTCGCCGCCAACCCGTACTGCGCTCTGGTGTTCCCCTGGCACGCCATGGAGCGCCAGGTCCGGGTCGAGGGTGTAGTCGAGAAGGTCGCGTCCGACGAGGTCGACGCGTACTTCGCCAGCCGGCCGCGCGGTTCCCAGCTGGGCGCCTGGGCCTCCCAGCAGAGCCAGCCGGTGGAGAGCCGGGAGGAGCTGGACCTGCAGTACACCTCGTACGAGCGGCAGTGGCCGGACGGCACCGAGATCTCGACCCCCTACTTCTGGGGCGGCTACCGCATCCGCCCCGAAGCCTTCGAGTTCTGGCAAGGCCGCACCGGCCGCCTCCACGACCGCCTCGCCTACCGGCGCACGAGCTCCTCTTCCTGGGAACTAGTCCGACTCCAGCCCTGA
- a CDS encoding helix-turn-helix domain-containing protein, whose protein sequence is MRNRMLGLLRVHGPATATTLAERLGVNTGATSYHLRQLAEGRSGHRGRQPRQRPGPLVEIRTSGHGVRHEPSARRGAGAHPRLPARDRPGLRREHVPGHRQPADPDAGVA, encoded by the coding sequence ATGCGCAACCGGATGCTCGGCCTGCTCCGGGTCCACGGCCCGGCCACCGCGACCACACTCGCCGAGCGCCTGGGTGTGAACACGGGAGCGACCAGCTACCACCTGCGCCAGCTGGCCGAGGGCCGGTCTGGTCATCGAGGACGACAGCCGCGGCAACGCCCGGGACCGCTGGTGGAAATCCGCACATCAGGGCACGGAGTTCGACACGAGCCATCTGCTCGACGAGGAGCCGGAGCTCACCCTCGGCTTCCTGCACGGGATCGGCCAGGTCTACGCCGAGAACATGTTCCAGGCCATCGACAGCCTGCAGACCCTGACGCCGGAGTGGCGTGA
- a CDS encoding ABC transporter transmembrane domain-containing protein: MAAIRQWLDRTTQTWIPPKPGDLTSSLRFLFWLARSQPRRIATGAMFGSCWMVGLTVPPWVLSRAVDEGLVAGETAALVRWALVLLVVSVLTALLAIGRHRTMTKVRMDASFRSVRATVWHTSRLGASLSRRVSAGEVVTVGIGDVHIVAQALTVMGPGVGAVVAYGVVAVALFTISPLLAVMVLVGVPLLAVAVGPFLQRIERTGGEYRVHQGQLTTRLVDVLAGLRVLNGLGGKGVVAERYGQQSQGLVSRGYRVAGPSSWVGALSSGLPALFLASVVWLSARMAATGAITIGDVVAVYGYVAVLVVPVSAFIESGGDIARARVAGQRIIDLLNLPVTHDNDRDPAIVPTDGGPLADPESGVAIRPGRLTALVAARPAEAVAVIERLGQLSTDPENGATWAGVRIDEVAATSSGAGWLSPTTTPRCSPARSATSSRDALNPATTESAPPSTPQ, from the coding sequence ATGGCTGCCATTCGCCAGTGGCTGGACAGGACAACCCAGACGTGGATCCCGCCGAAGCCCGGTGATCTGACCAGCTCGCTTCGCTTCCTCTTCTGGCTCGCTCGATCGCAGCCACGGCGGATCGCGACAGGTGCGATGTTCGGCAGTTGCTGGATGGTCGGCTTGACGGTGCCGCCCTGGGTGCTGTCCCGGGCGGTCGATGAGGGACTGGTCGCCGGCGAAACCGCCGCCCTCGTCAGGTGGGCTCTGGTACTGCTCGTGGTCAGCGTGCTGACCGCATTGCTGGCGATCGGGCGGCATCGCACGATGACCAAGGTCCGGATGGACGCATCGTTTCGCTCGGTCCGGGCAACGGTGTGGCACACGTCCCGCCTGGGCGCCTCTCTGTCGCGTCGCGTGAGCGCCGGAGAGGTGGTGACCGTCGGCATCGGCGACGTACACATCGTCGCGCAGGCATTGACAGTCATGGGTCCCGGCGTCGGCGCGGTGGTGGCGTACGGCGTCGTCGCGGTCGCGCTGTTCACGATCTCGCCGTTGCTGGCCGTGATGGTCCTCGTCGGAGTTCCGCTGCTCGCTGTCGCGGTGGGCCCGTTCCTGCAGCGGATCGAGCGCACCGGCGGCGAGTACCGCGTGCACCAGGGGCAGCTGACGACGCGCCTGGTCGATGTCCTGGCCGGGCTACGAGTGCTCAACGGCCTCGGCGGGAAGGGGGTCGTCGCCGAGCGGTACGGACAGCAGTCGCAGGGACTGGTCAGTCGTGGCTACCGGGTCGCCGGGCCATCGAGCTGGGTCGGCGCACTGTCCAGCGGGCTGCCGGCTCTGTTCCTGGCATCCGTGGTGTGGCTGTCTGCGCGAATGGCCGCGACCGGCGCCATCACCATCGGAGACGTCGTTGCCGTCTACGGCTATGTCGCCGTGCTGGTCGTGCCGGTGTCGGCCTTCATCGAGAGCGGTGGTGACATCGCTCGTGCGCGGGTGGCCGGTCAACGAATCATCGATCTGCTCAACCTGCCGGTGACGCACGACAACGACCGCGACCCGGCGATCGTCCCCACTGACGGTGGCCCGTTGGCCGACCCGGAATCGGGCGTCGCGATCCGGCCAGGACGTCTCACCGCGCTGGTCGCCGCGCGTCCGGCGGAAGCAGTCGCGGTGATCGAGAGGCTGGGTCAGCTGAGCACCGATCCCGAGAACGGTGCGACCTGGGCCGGCGTACGGATCGATGAGGTTGCCGCGACGAGTTCAGGCGCCGGTTGGTTGTCGCCGACAACTACGCCGAGGTGTTCGCCGGCTCGGTCCGCGACATCGTCGCGGGACGCCTTGAACCCGGCGACGACCGAATCCGCGCCGCCCTCCACACCGCAGTAG
- a CDS encoding helix-turn-helix domain-containing protein, whose translation MTHQPALSTGQPLDLQLLSPPTFWRCEPSWSWVSRPLPNYLLWCVLDGIGRLELDNRATDLGPGTCAVFAPGDAPTANHDPRRRLLVFGMHFTVGELRSEEDPADVVPEERWSGVRDRVLLGALARSSDAAFRRGDRLGERQAELCLEQLLCLIWEAAHGTPASVTDTVIEEVAQLIRQDPGRDWSVKEMAARASLSRAQFTRRFVAQNGMAPAQYLIKARIDRAHQLLTETGMTVTQVAAALGYADAPYFSRQYKQRTGHSPSTAKPRPAN comes from the coding sequence TTGACGCATCAGCCAGCTCTCTCCACCGGACAGCCGCTGGACCTGCAGTTGCTGTCCCCGCCCACGTTCTGGCGATGCGAGCCGAGCTGGTCCTGGGTATCCCGCCCGCTGCCGAACTACCTGCTCTGGTGCGTCCTGGACGGCATCGGCCGATTGGAACTCGACAACCGGGCGACAGACCTAGGTCCGGGTACGTGCGCAGTCTTCGCCCCAGGCGACGCACCGACCGCGAACCACGACCCACGAAGGCGGTTGCTGGTCTTCGGCATGCACTTCACCGTCGGCGAGCTGCGGTCGGAGGAGGACCCGGCGGACGTAGTACCGGAGGAGCGGTGGAGTGGAGTGCGGGATCGGGTGTTGCTCGGTGCGTTGGCGAGGAGTTCGGATGCCGCGTTCAGGCGGGGTGATCGGCTAGGGGAGCGTCAGGCCGAGCTCTGTCTGGAGCAGTTGCTCTGCCTGATCTGGGAGGCGGCGCACGGTACGCCGGCGAGCGTGACCGACACCGTGATCGAGGAGGTCGCCCAGCTGATCCGGCAGGATCCAGGGCGCGACTGGAGTGTCAAGGAGATGGCCGCGAGGGCATCGCTGTCCCGGGCCCAGTTCACCCGCAGGTTCGTGGCCCAGAACGGCATGGCGCCGGCGCAGTACCTGATCAAGGCGAGGATCGACCGCGCCCATCAACTCCTGACGGAGACAGGGATGACGGTCACCCAGGTCGCGGCCGCCCTCGGTTACGCGGACGCGCCCTACTTCAGCCGCCAGTACAAGCAACGCACCGGCCACTCCCCAAGCACCGCCAAACCCCGCCCCGCCAACTAG
- a CDS encoding DUF2293 domain-containing protein, translating into MSPAAKVKPDDLLVISPLKEFSCADCGTTDADLMRLEDDAPHCLACMDLDHLVFLPSGNTALTRRARKESTLSAIVVRWSRARKRYERQGVLVEQPALELAEAQCLADSDVRARQRERAREKRADEDVEFQQRMTAEISRLFPACPPERAQAIANHAGTRSSGRVGRSAAGRALEENAITLAVVASIRHENTPYDELLMAGVARSAARDQIREQLDQALSSWRERPSD; encoded by the coding sequence GTGAGTCCAGCAGCAAAGGTGAAGCCTGACGATCTGTTGGTCATCTCGCCGCTCAAGGAATTCTCCTGTGCGGACTGCGGGACGACCGACGCCGACCTGATGCGGTTGGAGGACGACGCGCCGCATTGCCTGGCCTGCATGGATCTCGACCACCTGGTCTTCCTCCCGTCCGGCAACACCGCACTCACGCGGCGGGCGCGCAAGGAGAGCACGCTGTCGGCGATCGTGGTGCGCTGGAGCCGCGCGCGGAAACGGTACGAACGGCAGGGCGTGCTGGTCGAGCAACCCGCGCTCGAGCTAGCCGAAGCACAGTGCCTCGCCGACTCCGACGTACGGGCGCGGCAGCGGGAACGTGCCCGGGAGAAGCGGGCCGACGAGGACGTCGAGTTTCAGCAGCGGATGACGGCGGAGATCTCGCGGCTCTTCCCTGCTTGCCCGCCCGAGCGGGCCCAGGCGATCGCGAACCATGCCGGTACCCGGAGCAGCGGCCGGGTCGGCAGATCGGCAGCCGGCCGTGCCCTGGAGGAGAACGCGATCACGCTCGCCGTGGTCGCATCGATCCGCCACGAGAACACGCCGTACGACGAACTCCTGATGGCCGGCGTGGCCCGCTCCGCCGCCCGAGACCAGATCCGCGAACAACTCGACCAGGCCCTCAGCAGTTGGCGCGAGAGGCCGTCGGACTAG
- a CDS encoding class I SAM-dependent methyltransferase: MQAESGPGGPIGEPDDESGPREAIRGALLAPETLVRAIGSGRRRGADAPQYQRVELRYVDLKGVRHLQITEYDERQAHTRNATAGEPAAESVDGLLSAPYGNWHVETTGETLRLRYTKKGKSLLHRQDESHEQKTGHDRVKQRALDPAAPFLIELGISDHLGRVKPSRQSKYKQIDEFCKLLAPAVDEALAAGRIPSGRPLQVVDLGCGNAYLTLAAYHLLTVAGHDVRMTGIDRTPAARSRNTKRVAALGWQDHLRFVDATIADAELDSPPDVVLALHACDTATDDALARAVGWEAPLVLAAPCCHHDIQKQLKSVEPPAPYGPLTRYGIVRERFADVLTDTLRAAVLRQVGYRVEVVQFVDSEHTPRNLLLRAARTGAPAGPEVRAEYEALVGEWQLKPRLAELVLDPNREAVF; this comes from the coding sequence ATGCAGGCAGAGTCGGGTCCGGGCGGCCCCATCGGGGAGCCGGACGACGAGTCCGGACCACGCGAAGCGATCCGTGGGGCGCTGCTGGCGCCCGAGACGCTGGTCCGCGCGATCGGATCGGGTCGGCGCCGGGGCGCGGACGCGCCGCAGTACCAGCGGGTCGAGCTGCGGTATGTGGACCTCAAGGGGGTCCGGCACCTGCAGATCACCGAGTACGACGAGCGCCAGGCGCACACCCGGAACGCGACGGCCGGGGAGCCGGCGGCCGAGTCCGTGGACGGCCTGCTCTCGGCGCCGTACGGGAACTGGCACGTCGAGACGACCGGCGAGACGCTGCGGTTGCGCTACACCAAGAAGGGCAAGTCGCTGCTGCACCGGCAGGACGAGAGCCACGAGCAGAAGACCGGGCACGACCGGGTCAAGCAGCGCGCCCTTGATCCGGCTGCGCCCTTCCTGATCGAGCTCGGTATCAGCGACCACCTCGGCCGGGTCAAGCCGTCGCGGCAGTCGAAGTACAAGCAGATCGACGAGTTCTGCAAGCTGCTGGCGCCGGCGGTGGACGAGGCGCTGGCCGCCGGGCGGATCCCGTCCGGTCGGCCGCTCCAGGTGGTCGACCTCGGTTGCGGGAACGCGTACCTCACGCTCGCGGCCTACCACCTGCTCACCGTGGCCGGCCACGACGTCCGGATGACTGGTATCGATCGCACTCCGGCAGCCCGGTCGCGGAACACCAAGCGGGTTGCGGCGCTGGGCTGGCAGGACCACCTGCGGTTCGTCGACGCGACGATCGCGGACGCCGAGCTGGACAGCCCGCCGGACGTCGTGCTGGCCCTCCACGCGTGCGACACGGCCACCGACGACGCGCTGGCCCGGGCGGTCGGCTGGGAGGCTCCGCTGGTGCTCGCGGCACCTTGCTGCCACCACGACATCCAAAAGCAGCTCAAGAGCGTCGAACCACCGGCGCCTTACGGACCTCTCACCAGGTATGGCATCGTTCGTGAGCGGTTCGCGGATGTGCTGACGGATACGCTGCGAGCAGCCGTGTTGCGACAAGTCGGTTACCGGGTAGAGGTGGTGCAGTTCGTGGACAGTGAACACACGCCGCGCAATCTGCTGCTGCGGGCTGCCCGGACGGGCGCTCCGGCAGGCCCAGAGGTCCGCGCGGAGTACGAGGCGCTGGTCGGTGAGTGGCAGCTCAAGCCACGGCTGGCGGAGCTGGTCCTGGATCCCAACCGCGAGGCGGTGTTCTGA
- a CDS encoding esterase-like activity of phytase family protein: MTAVTLLSLAGAAVPAGSATAITLPQADPPPSPTKLFTIRDARIDESSGLAKSQKYEDLWWTVNDSGDTARVFGINNTGKLKAVLSFKAPVKDVEAVAVDKDGTIYIADIGDNKADRDMIEVYTIPEPDKLADATSVKFHRFDFKYPDGAHDAETLLINPQSRQLFFVTKVAKGLGGIYAAPETASREGTNELTKIAEGPAGVTDGTFMPDGQVVVLRSYVDVARVAWGEAPKVVGRAGTPLAQGESVAVASNEGNSILVGSEGKGSAVYEMAVPAAKAGTTSPSATPTPKNAAADSGDTKKSHNLRWIIIGAALFAFVITIITFPPGRRERLDRMAENARLTGQAPPNEHPRRRTPAA; encoded by the coding sequence GTGACCGCCGTGACCCTGCTCAGCCTGGCAGGGGCCGCGGTGCCCGCCGGTTCGGCCACGGCGATTACGCTCCCGCAGGCCGATCCGCCGCCCAGTCCGACGAAGCTGTTCACGATCCGCGACGCGCGGATCGACGAGTCGTCGGGTCTGGCGAAGAGCCAGAAGTACGAAGACCTCTGGTGGACGGTGAACGACTCCGGCGACACCGCCCGGGTGTTCGGCATCAACAACACCGGCAAGCTCAAGGCGGTGCTCAGCTTCAAGGCCCCGGTCAAGGACGTCGAGGCGGTCGCGGTCGACAAGGACGGCACGATCTACATCGCGGACATCGGCGACAACAAGGCCGACCGGGACATGATCGAGGTGTACACGATCCCGGAGCCGGACAAGCTCGCGGACGCGACGAGCGTGAAGTTCCATCGGTTCGACTTCAAGTACCCCGACGGCGCGCACGACGCGGAAACGCTGCTGATCAACCCGCAGAGCCGGCAACTGTTCTTCGTCACCAAGGTCGCGAAGGGACTGGGCGGTATCTATGCCGCGCCCGAGACGGCGTCGCGGGAAGGCACGAACGAGCTGACCAAGATCGCCGAGGGCCCCGCCGGCGTCACCGACGGCACCTTCATGCCCGATGGGCAGGTAGTGGTCCTGCGCAGCTACGTGGACGTCGCCCGAGTCGCCTGGGGCGAGGCGCCCAAGGTCGTCGGCCGCGCCGGCACGCCGCTCGCGCAGGGTGAATCGGTCGCCGTCGCCTCGAACGAAGGCAACTCGATCCTCGTCGGCAGCGAGGGCAAGGGCTCGGCCGTCTACGAGATGGCGGTACCGGCCGCCAAGGCGGGCACGACCAGCCCGAGCGCGACCCCCACCCCGAAGAACGCGGCCGCCGACAGCGGCGACACCAAGAAGAGCCACAACCTCCGCTGGATCATCATCGGCGCGGCCCTCTTCGCCTTCGTCATCACCATCATCACCTTCCCCCCAGGCCGCCGCGAACGCCTGGACCGAATGGCCGAGAACGCCCGCCTGACCGGCCAGGCCCCACCCAACGAACACCCCCGCCGCCGCACCCCCGCCGCCTGA